The Daucus carota subsp. sativus chromosome 2, DH1 v3.0, whole genome shotgun sequence genome includes a window with the following:
- the LOC108207939 gene encoding (S)-8-oxocitronellyl enol synthase CYC2, giving the protein MAIKDLAAPHKNVAVIFGSTGLVGRELARRLLSRGGWKVYGVARKADTTNIKDSNYQFISCDLLQPAETRKKLSWLHDVTHIFWITWASEFPLDSRECCEQNKAMMSNALNALLPTAKGLRHFSLQTGVKHYISLQGPFDGNEVRYYHEECPRLSTENNFYYTLEDLLKERLGGKVAWSVHRPGLILGNSQRALYNFMGSLCVYGTICKHLNLPFMFGGSRECWEEMCIDGSDVRLVAEQQIWSATNDALLSTDGHAFNAINGPRFTWKQIWRKIGLKLGAVVPEDMFSEDFMFSKFMADKGSVWKEIVAKEGLVGTEMEDLANFQFLDHLFRCPAKMLATRDKADRLGLTAMYETLDSILYWVDDMRKDKLIP; this is encoded by the coding sequence ATGGCTATTAAAGACTTAGCAGCTCCTCATAAAAATGTGGCTGTGATCTTCGGATCAACCGGGCTGGTAGGCAGGGAATTAGCCAGGAGGCTCCTGTCCAGGGGTGGCTGGAAGGTCTACGGTGTGGCCCGGAAGGCTGATACCACCAACATCAAAGACTCAAACTATCAGTTCATCAGCTGTGACCTTCTTCAGCCTGCAGAAACTCGTAAAAAGCTGTCCTGGTTACATGATGTGACTCATATTTTCTGGATCACTTGGGCCAGTGAGTTCCCTTTAGACAGCAGAGAGTGCTGTGAACAAAACAAGGCCATGATGTCGAATGCACTGAATGCGCTACTTCCAACAGCCAAGGGACTCAGGCATTTCTCTCTACAGACTGGCGTGAAGCATTATATATCGTTGCAAGGGCCTTTTGATGGCAACGAGGTTCGTTACTACCACGAAGAGTGTCCGAGGTTGAGTACAGAGAATAATTTTTACTACACACTGGAGGACTTGCTCAAGGAGAGACTAGGAGGTAAAGTTGCCTGGTCAGTTCACAGACCAGGCCTAATACTGGGGAATTCACAGAGGGCATTGTATAACTTTATGGGCAGTTTGTGTGTTTATGGAACAATCTGTAAGCATTTGAATCTTCCTTTTATGTTTGGGGGTTCACGCGAGTGCTGGGAAGAGATGTGCATTGATGGCTCAGATGTTCGGTTAGTGGCTGAACAACAGATATGGTCCGCGACAAATGATGCATTACTGTCAACGGATGGCCATGCGTTTAATGCCATTAATGGACCTCGCTTCACGTGGAAGCAAATCTGGAGAAAAATCGGGCTCAAGTTGGGAGCAGTGGTGCCAGAAGACATGTTCTCAGAGGATTTCATGTTCTCCAAATTCATGGCTGACAAGGGATCAGTCTGGAAGGAAATAGTTGCCAAGGAGGGATTGGTTGGGACGGAGATGGAGGATTTGGCCAACTTCCAGTTCCTCGATCATCTGTTTCGGTGCCCTGCCAAGATGCTCGCCACGCGAGACAAGGCCGACAGGCTTGGCCTCACGGCCATGTATGAAACCCTGGATTCAATACTCTACTGGGTAGATGATATGAGAAAAGACAAATTAATTccctaa
- the LOC108207937 gene encoding vacuolar cation/proton exchanger 3, translating to MGSQENITWDVEEAGEIRVSSREHHYRSAQTLSASLLRTKSDPELVNKVRFRCLKNFVANLQQVIFGTKLIVLFPAIPAAIAAESYNLGRPWIFALSLLGLALLAERISFVTEQVSFYTGPTVGGLLNATCGNATELIIALLAIRQGKIDVLKYSLYGSVLSNLLLVLGSSLLCGGLANLYKEQKYDRKQADVNSLLLFLGLICHLLPLMFKYAIKPSSDLVQGSILQLSRASSIVMLIAYVAYLVFQLKTHHQLFEAQEEDEGNKETEEKPEIGISSGLVWLVGMTITIALLSEYVVGTIEDASTSWGISVSFISIILLPIVGNAAEHAGSVIFAFKNKLDISLGVSLGSATQISMFVIPLCVLVGWIMGISIDLDFGLLQTGSLALAILLTAFTLQDGTSHYLKGAVLCLAYIVVAACFFVQKLPTSNHIASRNSA from the exons ATGGGTTCACAAGAAAATATTACCTGGGATGTTGAAGAAGCTGGAGAGATCAGGGTTTCAAGCAGGGAGCATCATTACCGGTCGGCACAGACCTTATCGGCTTCATTGTTGCGAACGAAGTCCGACCCTGAGCTTGTTAACAAAGTTCGGTTTCGGTGTCTGAAGAATTTTGTAGCTAATTTGCAACAAGTGATATTTGGAACCAAGCTTATTGTGTTATTTCCGGCAATCCCTGCTGCAATTGCTGCCGAATCTTATAATTTAGGAAGA CCTTGGATATTTGCTCTGAGCTTACTTGGACTCGCTCTACTTGCTGAACGTATTAGCTTTGTGACTGA GCAAGTTTCATTCTACACTGGTCCAACAG TGGGGGGACTTTTGAACGCGACCTGTGGTAATGCAACAGAGCTGATTATTGCTTTATTAGCAATACGCCAAGGGAAAATTGATGTGCTAAAGTATTCACTTTATGGTTCTGTTCTATCGAACCTTCTGCTTGTTCTTGGAAGCTCCCTTTTATGTGGAGGATTGGCAAACCTATACAAAGAGCAGAAATATGACCGA AAGCAGGCTGATGTGAATTCATTGCTTTTGTTTCTGGGATTGATTTGCCATCTGCTGCCATTGATGTTCAAGTATGCTATAAAGCCGTCTAGTGATCTAGTGCAGGGATCAATTCTTCAGTTGTCTAGAGCAAGCAGCATTGTTATGCTTATAGCATATGTTGCATATCTCGTTTTCCAGTTAAAGACTCATCACCAGTTGTTTGAAGCACAGGAG GAAGACGAAGGTAACAAGGAAACAGAAGAGAAGCCTGAGATAGGAATCTCAAGCGGACTCGTTTGGTTGGttggtatgacaattacaattgcTCTGCTATCAGAGTATGTTGTGGGTACCATAGAg GATGCATCAACTTCTTGGGGTATTTCTGTAAGCTTTATCAGCATTATATTGCTCCCGATAGTTGGAAATGCAGCAGAACACGCTGGATCAGTCATATTTGCATTCAAGAACAAGCTG GATATATCTTTAGGTGTTTCTCTGGGGTCTGCTACACAAATTTCAATGTTTGTG ATTCCCCTATGTGTGCTTGTCGGGTGGATCATGGGCATCTCAATTGATCTTGATTTTGGACTCCTCCAAACTGGTTCGCTTGCACTTGCAATTCTCTTGACAGCCTTCACATTACAG GATGGGACTTCACATTACCTGAAAGGAGCGGTTCTTTGTCTTGCTTATATAGTAGTTGCTGCTTGTTTTTTTGTTCAGAAACTTCCTACAAGCA ATCATATAGCTAGCAGGAACTCGGCGTAA
- the LOC108207938 gene encoding inositol 3-kinase: protein MVKKIQSLAVNSSPRGLIAGNYCHDVLIKDEVVIAESLGGAASFISAVLDGLEIPADYVCKVGPDFAYAVNHKPLISYSCETTVFHAYFCEEPARNDRVLKRVGSCDPIFPSDLPDLRFDFGMAVGVGGEIVPETLEKMVNICNVVFVDIQALIRVFDPIDGTVSLVNLNETGFYRLLPRIGFLKASAEEALFMDLEEVRKCCCVVVTNGKEGCTVYWKDVELKVSPFPTVQVDPTGAGDSFLGGLVAGLVQGLVVQDAALLGNLFGSVTVSHIGLPKLDFRLFEEVRSEVQRRKVQCMNRTQRHDDEDNFMKPVGHEQFLLSLKTAKSMHTCPIQASEGEPQSTLKVDHGNSLHCPGQQKLLLNSMYKEPIKSAETNP, encoded by the exons ATGGTgaaaaagattcaatctttagcGGTTAATTCCTCTCCGCGAGGTTTGATTGCCGGTAATTACTGCCACGATGTTCTCATCAAGGACGAAGTCGTTATCGCCGAGAGTCTTGGCGGCGCCGCCTCTTTTATCTCCGCCGTGCTCGACGGTCTTGAGATTCCTGCCGATTATGTTTGTAAAGTGGGTCCTGATTTTGCTTATGCTGTTAATCACAAACCCTTGATTTCGTATTCGTGTGAAACTACTGTTTTTCATGCCTATTTTTGTGAAGAACCGGCTCGGAATGATCGGGTTCTGAAGCGGGTCGGGTCGTGTGACCCGATTTTCCCTTCGGATTTGCCTGATTTGAGGTTTGATTTTGGGATGGCTGTGGGAGTTGGGGGAGAGATTGTGCCAGAAACCCTAGAAAAAATGGTGAATATTTGTAATGTTGTGTTTGTTGATATTCAAGCATTGATCAGGGTTTTTGATCCAATTGATGGGACTGTGAGTCTTGTAAATTTGAATGAGACGGGGTTTTATCGTCTTTTGCCGCGAATTGGGTTCTTGAAGGCTTCTGCTGAGGAAGCCTTGTTTATGGATTTGGAGGAGGTGAGGAAGTGTTGTTGTGTTGTGGTGACTAATGGGAAAGAGGGATGTACCGTTTATTGGAAGGATGTGGAGTTGAAAGTTTCACCATTTCCAACAGTGCAGGTTGATCCTACTGGTGCAGGGGATAGTTTTTTAGGTGGCCTAGTTGCTGGATTGGTTCAGGGTCTAGTGGTGCAGGATGCTGCATTGCTTGGGAATTTGTTTGGGTCCGTGACAGTTAGTCATATTGGGCTTCCCAAGCTGGACTTTAGGTTGTTTGAG gaagttAGAAGTGAGGTGCAGAGGAGGAAAGTGCAGTGTATGAACCGCACCCAGAGGCACGATGACGAAGATAACTTTATGAAGCCTGTAGGTCACGAACAGTTCCTCTTGTCACTCAAGACAGCAAAATCAATGCATACATGTCCCATTCAGGCTTCTGAAGGAGAACCGCAGAGTACCCTGAAAGTAGATCATGGAAACAGCCTCCACTGCCCTGGCCAGCAGAAGTTATTACTCAATAGTATGTATAAAGAACCAATCAAGTCAGCTGAAACTAATCCATGA